A single region of the Plasmodium reichenowi strain SY57 chromosome 9, whole genome shotgun sequence genome encodes:
- a CDS encoding 60S ribosomal protein L32, putative — MAVKKVGKIIKKRTKKFTRFQSNRFMRVKPAWRKPRGIDCRVRRRYKGTNLMPSIGYGSNKKTKFLLPNNKYKYVVKNVKEMEPLIMNHTKYCVQIAHNVSSKKRKQIIERAKQMNVSVINAKARLQKTEE; from the exons atggCAGTAAAAAAAGTtggaaaaattataaaaaagaggACCAAGAAATTTACTCGATTTCAGTCAAATAGATTTATGCGTGTTAAG CCTGCATGGAGAAAACCAAGAGGTATTGATTGTCGTGTTAGAAGAAGATACAAAGGCACAAATTTGATGCCAAGTATTGGATATGGTAGTAATAAGAAAAccaaatttttattaccaAATAATAAGTACAAATATGTTgttaaaaatgtaaaagaAATGGAACCATTAATTATGAACCATACTAAATACTGTGTACAAATTGCTCATAACGTATCAAgcaaaaaaagaaaacaaatTATTGAGAGAGCTAAACAAATGAATGTTTCTGTTATAAATGCTAAAGCCAGATTACAAAAAACagaagaataa
- a CDS encoding GTPase-activating protein, putative has translation MIVGNKFWDEEKDAPILKRNANYINRENCEYVCKRAEHFYEIMLSYIKEDIDVEIKEDCNDKEILRIIKLDAERTFNKEENRSLLIQVLQSIYPITNDYHQGISFISSFLLLFLEPKEVVKIITGLHKYYLPGYFKAMPKAYVRDSRVFLSILNIFHPKLYEHIKNLITPEAFVSKWFIGLNVHVLTFESLMLFFENLLKEGEIFLFKYSIALCRTLEQEIINTSDVSKLLALLRLDQKLFPNDYKVSEGQEIGEFFLNIIHTARTVDLSNINLDKLREEAYEQMRLEEEKRKQIEMERLLTDDEIIFSDEEEDFTQAEDAPESDTAGVEDENEGEIKYTEDENEKKNDKNEIVAETENVEDMKDGKNHDMKYAHTEEIKNMDNIGNGDNKKPKNTNEKNQKCEKDNINKVDVKVQINEKREMEEY, from the coding sequence tatattaatcGAGAGAACTGTGAATATGTATGTAAGCGTGCAGaacatttttatgaaataatgctaagttatataaaagaagatatagatgtagaaataaaagaagatTGTAACGATAAAGAGATattaagaataataaaattagaTGCTGAAAGAacatttaataaagaagaaaatcgatcattattaatacaaGTATTACAATCTATATATCCAATAACAAATGATTATCATCAGGgtatatcatttatatcatcTTTTCTATTACTTTTCTTGGAACCTAAAGAAgtagtaaaaataataactggtttacataaatattatttaccAGGTTACTTTAAAGCTATGCCAAAAGCATATGTAAGAGATTCTCGAGTATTTTTAAgtattttaaatatttttcatccgaaattatatgaacatataaaaaatttgatAACACCGGAAGCATTTGTTTCCAAATGGTTTATAGGATTGAATGTACATGTGTTAACATTTGAATCTCTCatgttattttttgaaaacttattaaaagaaggagaaatatttttattcaaatATAGTATTGCTTTATGTAGAACCTTAGAACaagaaataattaataCGAGTGATGTTTCAAAATTATTAGCTTTATTAAGATTAGATCAAAAGCTTTTTCCAAATGATTATAAAGTATCAGAGGGTCAAGAAATTGGGGAGttttttctaaatattatacatacaGCAAGGACAGTAGATTTGtcaaatattaatttagATAAATTAAGAGAAGAAGCATATGAACAAATGAGATTAGAAGAGGAAAAGAGAAAGCAAATTGAAATGGAAAGACTTTTAACAGATGatgaaattatattttctgATGAAGAGGAAGATTTTACTCAAGCAGAAGATGCACCCGAAAGTGACACAGCAGGAGTAGAAGATGAAAATGAGGGAGAAATTAAATATACTGAagatgaaaatgaaaaaaaaaatgacaAAAATGAAATAGTAGCCGAAACAGAAAATGTTGAAGATATGAAGGATGGGAAAAATCATGATATGAAATATGCACACACAGAGGAgattaaaaatatggataatataGGAAACGGAGATAATAAGAAGCCTAAAAATACtaatgaaaaaaatcaaaagTGTGAAAAAgacaatataaataaggTAGACGTGAAAGTAcaaattaatgaaaaaagagaaatggaagaatattaa